In Aegilops tauschii subsp. strangulata cultivar AL8/78 chromosome 3, Aet v6.0, whole genome shotgun sequence, one genomic interval encodes:
- the LOC109771716 gene encoding uncharacterized protein: MESEQVKRRFGRCPYCRAMIYQDPQAVIYYCSKCRTPIRGKNPEPTDDTEYSLAQLEILSFDTMSTYSDETDPPNGGDLEPSSRDNGVASSSSAYRPYSAIRTGPRSGDLGRHDEADQVRRSGSPLHSRVSELRPASRRTRRPASADLDAPKDGGGEFDVPRTRSASSYGRRASPLSSQELDAAMALAGDGPAAGVAARSPLADPGFQQNLLHALENLRKLIVAVEEPLRLDAPRLAPGVPPKSASGSNSAPQKVTRRDSRILRRLESQLAQALPVTDSGRRIGKPTTSSSLSSWMSASASALAPVSAPASASSSRRGASARHLICRPVMGGTPFVLCDKCEEILLLPAGLSVDKFARLQCGGCDEMLEVTLPARGGGSTTDRPRKIFSAPQPAGFGADDAEEQNTRATARSRLSGEQLRQGPDHGLLHHVLGYSSVSSVLRSRRYDDEDS; the protein is encoded by the coding sequence ATGGAGAGCGAGCAGGTGAAGCGGCGGTTCGGGCGGTGCCCCTACTGCCGCGCCATGATCTACCAGGACCCGCAGGCCGTCATCTACTACTGCAGCAAGTGCCGCACGCCCATCCGAGGCAAGAACCCGGAGCCCACGGACGACACCGAGTACTCGCTCGCGCAGCTCGAGATCCTCTCCTTCGACACCATGTCCACCTACTCCGACGAGACGGATCCGCCCAATGGCGGAGACCTGGAGCCCAGCAGCCGGGACAACGGGGTCGCGTCCTCCTCGTCCGCGTACCGGCCCTACAGCGCGATCAGGACCGGTCCAAGGAGCGGCGATCTGGGCCGGCACGACGAAGCGGATCAGGTTCGGCGAAGCGGGTCGCCGCTGCACAGTCGCGTGAGCGAGCTCCGGCCGGCGTCGCGGAGGACCAGGCGGCCGGCGAGTGCTGACCTCGACGCGCCCAAGGACGGGGGCGGGGAGTTCGACGTGCCGCGGACGAGGTCGGCCTCGTCCTACGGCCGCCGGGCGTCGCCGCTGAGCTCGCAGGAACTGGACGCCGCGATGGCCTTGGCGGGGGATGGACCGGCCGCTGGTGTGGCTGCGAGATCGCCGCTGGCTGACCCGGGGTTCCAGCAGAACCTCCTGCACGCTCTCGAGAACCTCCGGAAGCTCATCGTCGCCGTCGAGGAGCCGCTCAGGCTCGACGCGCCCCGGCTCGCTCCCGGCGTGCCTCCCAAGAGCGCGTCTGGCAGCAACAGCGCCCCTCAGAAAGTCACGCGGCGCGACTCCCGCATCCTGCGCCGCCTCGAGTCGCAGCTCGCCCAGGCATTGCCGGTCACCGACAGCGGCCGGCGCATCGGCAAGCCCACCACCTCCTCGTCATTGTCTTCGTGGatgtcggcgtcggcgtcggcatTGGCACCGGTGTCGGCACCGGCATCGGCATCGAGCAGCCGGCGCGGTGCGTCGGCGAGGCACCTAATCTGCCGCCCGGTGATGGGCGGCACGCCGTTCGTCCTCTGCGACAAGTGCGAGGAGATACTGCTGCTACCGGCCGGCCTATCTGTAGACAAATTCGCCAGGCTGCAGTGCGGCGGCTGCGACGAAATGCTCGAGGTGACGCtgccggcgaggggcggcggctcgaCGACGGACCGGCCGAGGAAGATATTCTCCGCGCCGCAGCCAGCTGGTTTTGGCGCCGACGACGCGGAGGAGCAGAACACGCGTGCAACTGCGAGGAGCCGTTTGAGCGGCGAGCAGCTACGGCAGGGCCCCGACCATGGGCTACTCCACCACGTGCTCGGCTACAGCTCGGTGAGCTCGGTTCTCCGGAGCCGTCGGTACGACGACGAGGACAGCTGA